In Drosophila simulans strain w501 chromosome X, Prin_Dsim_3.1, whole genome shotgun sequence, one DNA window encodes the following:
- the LOC6724978 gene encoding protein cramped, which translates to MEELCKQPPPPPPLPPPPSSSSVAIEDPLPNGKGGGAVVVPSIAKLPEEELLGSVTMHNCPGTRASARVIQKMKQDQTRPMTPPPSEREPNKKEEKAAQKTPSQLKTGSGKTTWTNVERNCFFDALNEFGKDFEAVANCINAKLKRRNANSDYSFKTKDQVRQHYYQTYHKICKYVRFSEELKKPAQELYTLINYGEMRRKLQFLTEKHFMKLKQLVYQGQITVRCKGKNIRIKTPSCKALRRLNQLDDSLEDIRLPSKVEVLVTPANMEAFGRVQSLAQNPRGRIIVPLHKKLISFIKTFEYKWRSANQRLHEEKSAFFPSSLPSTASSNNNNNNETEPMQPSVASLDPSMCFQPRPGVAIHRPLLSITAYLSSISICLTAYEERMGFKVRSETLGNLAGMPVAASKRLRTESGSEKRSPETKKPKSSASPPLEKSLDDGPLEGNLMKMENSSGDELGEEIHEFLGDILEAMPHPQAVTIPALSTTTGDTTTVAVALETSHDPVLQADPASADLSHAMVTSVIQTTCAAAPAPSTLVSGSLTAPSVPRSKRKEAKEAAAAAQARNFKPLLSDDILKRIRKGWTQANAADITIGDLYVVFGQDSKLELEYYWCEVDSSTAMASSILTINTVAPSSSSVATQTGSSASNAIQTSASSNCYVSASSTSSTSLPYNPNDCDSVERVKAVTTSSVSNKLKHLLLVANLSERVRKRQCNCGHTCDRKRDLMTKAQQLAEATATGVVDGNFRTPMLPVRRPISNIDPVRQLSALTRQKINRQVLVQRRLLPPTSVGDRPYDLLSVRQLHSGLFEPIDRVDGTSSGGISSSGSKPDSSMSATAAAQDQEPGDQRALGFLSDEATQASNRDMPNLDICVATSRTAVSGSLNEAVQDESTNQSFFHGSMSPMHLLRDSTSNARWLEDNINDFSLTSLLGHLDEIDATRDILDPSSSMSIISESSVDFRHKFQEIAALLQQQEKD; encoded by the exons ATGGAGGAACTGTGCAAGCAGCCGCCGCCcccgccaccgctgccgccgccgccgtcgtcgtcaTCCGTGGCCATTGAGGATCCGCTACCAAATGGCAAGGGAGGAGGAGCAGTAGTTGTGCCCTCGATAGCTAAGCTGCCCGAGGAGGAGCTCCTCGGCTCGGTGACCATGCACAATTGTCCGGGAACGCGGGCCAGTGCCCGGGTCATACAGAAGATGAAGCAGGACCAGACGCGCCCGATGACACCGCCGCCCAGCGAACGGGAGCCGAACAAAAAGGAGGAGAAGGCCGCCCAGAAGACGCCCAGCCAGCTAAAGACGGGCAGCGGGAAGACCACCTGGACGAATGTGGAGCGCAACTGCTTCTTCGACGCCCTCAACGAGTTCGGCAAGGACTTCGAGGCGGTGGCCAACTGCATCAACGCCAAGCTGAAGCGGCGCAACGCCAACAGCGACTATAGCTTCAAAACCAAGGACCAAGTTCGCCAGCACTACTACCAGACCTATCACAAGATCTGCAAATATGTGCGCTTCTCGGAGG AACTGAAAAAGCCCGCCCAGGAGTTGTACACGCTGATCAACTACGGCGAGATGCGGCGCAAGCTGCAGTTCCTCACGGAGAAGCACTTCATGAAGCTGAAGCAGCTGGTCTACCAGGGCCAGATCACCGTGCGCTGCAAGGGCAAGAACATCCGCATTAAGACGCCATCGTGCAAGGCGCTCCGGCGGCTAAATCAATTGGATG ACTCTCTGGAGGATATCCGGCTGCCCAGCAAGGTGGAGGTGCTGGTGACTCCCGCCAATATGGAGGCCTTCGGTCGCGTCCAGTCCCTGGCGCAGAACCCGCGCGGCAGGATAATAGTTCCGCTGCACAAGAAACTAATCAGCTTCATCAAGACGTTCGAGTACAAATGGCGCAGCGCCAATCAGCGTTTGCACGAGGAGAAGAGTGCGTTCTTTCCCAGCAGCCTGCCATCCACTGCGtccagcaacaataacaacaacaatgaaacGGAACCAATGCAGCCGTCGGTTGCATCGCTGGATCCCTCAATGTGCTTCCAGCCCCGGCCGGGAGTGGCCATCCACCGACCTTTGCTCAGCATCACCGCCTACCTAAGCAGCATCAGCATATGCTTGACGGCATACGAGGAGCGCATGGGCTTCAAAGTGCGCAGCGAGACCTTGGGCAACTTGGCCGGCATGCCAGTGGCGGCTAGCAAGCGACTGCGGACGGAAAGCGGCTCCGAGAAGCGTTCGCCGGAGACAAAGAAACCAAAATCGAGTGCCAGCCCGCCGCTGGAGAAGAGCTTGGACGATGGGCCCTTGGAGGGCAATCTGATGAAGATGGAGAACAGCAGCGGTGATGAGCTGGGCGAGGAGATTCATGAGTTTCTGGGCGACATATTGGAGGCCATGCCGCATCCGCAAGCAGTCACTATTCCAGCACTTTCGACCACCACTGGTGATACCAcaactgttgctgttgcgctCGAAACGTCGCACGATCCTGTACTGCAGGCTGATCCAGCCAGCGCTGATCTATCTCATGCCATGGTGACCTCTGTTATACAAACTACCTgtgctgcagctcctgctccttccaCGCTTGTATCTGGTTCTTTGACGGCTCCATCCGTACCCCGCTCCAAACGCAAAGAAGCTAAGGAGGCGGCGGCCGCGGCACAGGCTCGAAATTTTAAGCCCCTGCTCAGCGACGACATACTCAAGAGAATCCGCAAGGGCTGGACGCAGGCGAATGCGGCGGATATAACCATCGGTGATCTGTACGTGGTCTTTGGCCAGGACTccaagctggagctggagtaTTATTGGTGCGAGGTGGACAGTTCGACGGCCATGGCATCGAGCATACTAACAATCAACACGGTAGCGCCCAGCTCCTCGTCGGTGGCCACCCAAACCGGCAGTTCCGCCTCGAACGCCATCCAAACAAGCGCATCTTCCAACTGCTACGTCAGCGCATCGAGCACCTCGAGCACTTCGCTGCCCTACAATCCCAACGACTGTGATAGCGTGGAACGCGTCAAGGCCGTCACCACATCGTCGGTGAGCAACAAGCTGAAGCACCTGCTGCTCGTGGCCAATCTCAGCGAGCGCGTGCGCAAGCGCCAGTGCAACTGCGGCCACACGTGCGATCGCAAGCGGGACCTGATGACCAAGGCGCAGCAGCTGGCGGAGGCGACGGCCACCGGCGTGGTTGATGGCAATTTCCGCACGCCGATGCTGCCGGTGCGGCGGCCGATATCCAACATCGATCCTGTGCGCCAGCTCTCAGCG CTCACACGGCAAAAGATCAATCGTCAGGTGCTTGTGCAGCGCCGTCTCCTGCCCCCCACATCCGTTGGCGATCGTCCGTACGATCTGCTGAGTGTGCGCCAACTCCACAGCGGCCTTTTCGAGCCGATTGATCGCGTGGATGGCACCAGTTCCGGTGGCATCAGCTCCTCCGGCTCAAAACCCGATTCCAGCATGAGTGCCACGGCCGCTGCGCAGGATCAAGAGCCAGGGGATCAGCGGGCGTTGGGCTTCCTCAGCGACGAGGCCACGCAGGCCAGCAATCGAGACATGCCCAACCTGGACATTTGCGTGGCCACCAGCAGGACGGCCGTCAGCGGTTCCCTGAACGAGGCGGTCCAAGACGAGAGCACAA ATCAAAGCTTCTTCCACGGCAGCATGAGTCCGATGCACTTGCTCAGGGATTCAACATCCAACGCGCGCTGGCTGGAGGACAATATCAATGACTTCTCGTTGACGTCGCTGCTGGGGCATCTGGATGAGATTGATGCCACCAGGGATATACTG GATCCGTCGTCGAGCATGTCGATAATCAGCGAGAGCAGCGTGGACTTTCGGCACAAGTTCCAGGAAATCGCCgccctgctgcagcagcaggagaaggaTTAG
- the LOC6724979 gene encoding syntaxin-4 isoform X1 gives MGKDRLPELLQRSLSTNSSNSSSNGSLLLNVYSGTTEFITSNSGGNNNSYSIVSQNSHSCSNNNSSSEPKDRSSSKMAQYGSNVDDILNPYTEIRQQLAQIAANLEAMNRMAQTVNLRTFNENEMDELHNKNLRLGNQLMTRFNDFKANLPAENDYSLEARMKRTLFYGLHQTFINLWHKNELFLQNYETKVKKNLRLHTKIINSEASEQEIELLIENKTTKLFVDNFLQETEKERQTLREMMDRFNELRRLEKSIEEVHALFMRIQTLVMEQSEVIQRVEFHAQQATLHVDKGADELDQAEQHQKKARKKKIMLIVILAAVLLVLLLVGIYL, from the exons CGCTCATTGAGCACGAACTCGTCGAACTCGTCGTCGAACGGTTCACTGCTTTTGAACGTGTACAGTGGAACCACGGAGTTCATCACTAGCAACAGCGGCGGTAACAACAATAGCTACAGTATCGTTAGCCAAAACTCTcacagctgcagcaacaacaacagcagcagcgaaccCAAGGATCGGTCCAGTTCAAAGATGGCGCAGTATGGCTCGAATGTGGACGACATACTCAATCCG TACACGGAGATTCGCCAACAACTCGCACAGATAGCCGCCAACTTGGAGGCGATGAACCGCATGGCCCAAACCGTCAATCTGCGAACTTTCAACG AGAACGAGATGGATGAGCTTCACAACAAAAACCTGAGGCTGGGCAATCAGCTAATGACGCGATTCAACGACTTCAAGGCGAATCTGCCGGCGGAAAACGATTACAGCTTGGAGGCAAGGATGAAAAGAACCCTTTTCTATGGCCTCCACCAGACTTTCATCAATCTGTGGCACAAAAACGAACTATTCCTGCAGAACTACGAGACCAAGGTCAAAAAGAATCTGAGACTGCATACAAAAATCA TTAATTCTGAAGCCAGCGAACAAGAAATCGAGTTACTCATCGAGAACAAGACAACCAAACTCTTTGTGGACAAT tttCTGCAGGAAACGGAGAAGGAGCGGCAGACACTGCGCGAAATGATGGACCGATTCAACGAGCTGCGCCGCCTGGAGAAGTCCATCGAGGAGGTCCACGCCCTGTTCATGCGCATCCAGACCCTGGTGATGGAGCAGAGCGAGGTGATCCAGCGTGTGGAGTTCCACGCCCAGCAGGCCACGCTCCACGTGGACAAGGGCGCCGACGAGCTGGACCAGGCGGAGCAGCACCAGAAAAAGGCGCGCAAG AAAAAGATAATGCTCATCGTGATACTCGCAGCCGTGTTGTTAGTATTACTCCTTGTTGGTATTTATTTGTGA
- the LOC6724979 gene encoding syntaxin-4 isoform X2 — protein sequence MAQYGSNVDDILNPYTEIRQQLAQIAANLEAMNRMAQTVNLRTFNENEMDELHNKNLRLGNQLMTRFNDFKANLPAENDYSLEARMKRTLFYGLHQTFINLWHKNELFLQNYETKVKKNLRLHTKIINSEASEQEIELLIENKTTKLFVDNFLQETEKERQTLREMMDRFNELRRLEKSIEEVHALFMRIQTLVMEQSEVIQRVEFHAQQATLHVDKGADELDQAEQHQKKARKKKIMLIVILAAVLLVLLLVGIYL from the exons ATGGCGCAGTATGGCTCGAATGTGGACGACATACTCAATCCG TACACGGAGATTCGCCAACAACTCGCACAGATAGCCGCCAACTTGGAGGCGATGAACCGCATGGCCCAAACCGTCAATCTGCGAACTTTCAACG AGAACGAGATGGATGAGCTTCACAACAAAAACCTGAGGCTGGGCAATCAGCTAATGACGCGATTCAACGACTTCAAGGCGAATCTGCCGGCGGAAAACGATTACAGCTTGGAGGCAAGGATGAAAAGAACCCTTTTCTATGGCCTCCACCAGACTTTCATCAATCTGTGGCACAAAAACGAACTATTCCTGCAGAACTACGAGACCAAGGTCAAAAAGAATCTGAGACTGCATACAAAAATCA TTAATTCTGAAGCCAGCGAACAAGAAATCGAGTTACTCATCGAGAACAAGACAACCAAACTCTTTGTGGACAAT tttCTGCAGGAAACGGAGAAGGAGCGGCAGACACTGCGCGAAATGATGGACCGATTCAACGAGCTGCGCCGCCTGGAGAAGTCCATCGAGGAGGTCCACGCCCTGTTCATGCGCATCCAGACCCTGGTGATGGAGCAGAGCGAGGTGATCCAGCGTGTGGAGTTCCACGCCCAGCAGGCCACGCTCCACGTGGACAAGGGCGCCGACGAGCTGGACCAGGCGGAGCAGCACCAGAAAAAGGCGCGCAAG AAAAAGATAATGCTCATCGTGATACTCGCAGCCGTGTTGTTAGTATTACTCCTTGTTGGTATTTATTTGTGA
- the LOC6724979 gene encoding syntaxin-4 isoform X3 — MGKDRLPELLQRSLSTNSSNSSSNGSLLLNVYSGTTEFITSNSGGNNNSYSIVSQNSHSCSNNNSSSEPKDRSSSKMAQYGSNVDDILNPYTEIRQQLAQIAANLEAMNRMAQTVNLRTFNENEMDELHNKNLRLGNQLMTRFNDFKANLPAENDYSLEARMKRTLFYGLHQTFINLWHKNELFLQNYETKVKKNLRLHTKIKLRYHLLFS; from the exons CGCTCATTGAGCACGAACTCGTCGAACTCGTCGTCGAACGGTTCACTGCTTTTGAACGTGTACAGTGGAACCACGGAGTTCATCACTAGCAACAGCGGCGGTAACAACAATAGCTACAGTATCGTTAGCCAAAACTCTcacagctgcagcaacaacaacagcagcagcgaaccCAAGGATCGGTCCAGTTCAAAGATGGCGCAGTATGGCTCGAATGTGGACGACATACTCAATCCG TACACGGAGATTCGCCAACAACTCGCACAGATAGCCGCCAACTTGGAGGCGATGAACCGCATGGCCCAAACCGTCAATCTGCGAACTTTCAACG AGAACGAGATGGATGAGCTTCACAACAAAAACCTGAGGCTGGGCAATCAGCTAATGACGCGATTCAACGACTTCAAGGCGAATCTGCCGGCGGAAAACGATTACAGCTTGGAGGCAAGGATGAAAAGAACCCTTTTCTATGGCCTCCACCAGACTTTCATCAATCTGTGGCACAAAAACGAACTATTCCTGCAGAACTACGAGACCAAGGTCAAAAAGAATCTGAGACTGCATACAAAAATCA aaCTTCGTTACCATCTACTTTTCAGTTAA